In Hamadaea flava, a genomic segment contains:
- a CDS encoding ABC transporter permease, whose product MSTSVAGVWGHRSTLRVLVQRDLAVKYQQSVLGYLWSLIEPLSMGLIYWFVFGVLYGSRSTFEGASYPLFILSGIFAWQWFSSALSESTTALTAQARLITTIKVPREIFPLGRVTGRFAEYLAGIPVLIAAAIIFHGHVTWRTAVGIPLAVVLQFVLLTGVALLLSGLNVMLPDVERFIRLAQRILLYAAPVIYPLEKVVNSKDVPEWVKILYQANPLVGIMQLQHSAWFPQEWPSLGLLLSCAAGCTLVLLLGWWTFHKLEPSVLKEL is encoded by the coding sequence GTGAGTACGAGCGTGGCCGGGGTCTGGGGCCATCGCAGTACGCTGCGTGTACTCGTGCAGCGGGATCTGGCCGTCAAGTATCAGCAGTCGGTGCTGGGATACCTGTGGTCGTTGATCGAACCGCTGTCGATGGGCCTGATCTATTGGTTCGTCTTCGGTGTGCTCTACGGCAGCCGCAGCACCTTCGAGGGTGCGTCCTATCCGCTGTTCATCCTTTCCGGCATCTTCGCCTGGCAGTGGTTCAGCAGCGCGTTGTCGGAGTCGACGACCGCGCTCACCGCGCAGGCCCGCCTGATCACGACGATCAAGGTGCCGCGCGAGATCTTCCCGCTCGGCCGGGTCACCGGCCGGTTCGCCGAGTACCTCGCGGGCATTCCGGTGCTGATCGCGGCGGCGATCATCTTCCACGGTCACGTCACGTGGCGTACGGCGGTGGGCATCCCGCTCGCGGTGGTGCTCCAGTTCGTCCTGCTGACCGGCGTCGCGCTGCTGCTCAGCGGCCTCAACGTGATGCTCCCGGACGTCGAGCGGTTCATCCGGCTCGCGCAGCGGATCCTGCTCTACGCCGCGCCGGTGATCTACCCCCTCGAGAAGGTCGTCAACAGCAAGGACGTCCCCGAGTGGGTGAAGATCCTCTACCAGGCCAATCCGCTGGTCGGGATCATGCAGCTCCAGCATTCCGCGTGGTTCCCGCAGGAGTGGCCGTCGCTCGGGCTGCTGCTCTCCTGCGCCGCCGGGTGCACCCTCGTTCTCCTCCTCGGCTGGTGGACGTTCCACAAGCTTGAGCCCTCGGTTCTCAAGGAGCTGTGA
- a CDS encoding L-serine ammonia-lyase — MISVFDLFKVGIGPSSSHTVGPMRAARTFVAGLKADGVLADVASIQAELFGSLGATGHGHGSDKAVLLGLAGEDPETVDTQTADERAGVMRAAGRVALLGVHDATVELTLHRRRALPYHPNGMTFAARDAAGAVLRSRTYYSVGGGFVVDEAAAGADRIKADDTPVRYPFSTGAELLAHTRETGLRISDVMLANELSWRSEADVRAGLLHIWQVMADCVEAGCTREGTLPGGLKVRRRAAELRRQLQSEVGRLGMTDPLRVMDWVTLFALAVNEENAGGGRVVTAPTNGAAGIVPAVLHYYARFVPAADDDGIIRFLLTAGAVGVLFKENASISGAEVGCQGEVGSACSMAAAGLAEVMGGSPAQVENAAEIAMEHNLGLTCDPVGGLVQIPCIERNAVASVKAITAVRLALRGDGNHYVSLDKVIKTMRETGADMKVKYKETARGGLAVNVIEC, encoded by the coding sequence GTGATCAGCGTTTTCGACCTGTTCAAGGTCGGCATCGGGCCGTCCAGCTCGCATACGGTGGGGCCGATGCGGGCCGCTCGGACGTTCGTGGCCGGACTCAAGGCCGACGGCGTACTCGCCGACGTGGCCTCGATCCAGGCGGAACTCTTCGGCTCGCTGGGCGCGACCGGCCACGGCCACGGCAGCGACAAGGCGGTGCTGCTCGGGCTGGCCGGGGAGGACCCGGAGACCGTCGACACCCAGACCGCCGACGAGCGGGCCGGCGTCATGCGGGCAGCCGGGCGGGTCGCCCTGCTGGGCGTACACGACGCCACCGTCGAGCTGACCCTGCACCGGCGGCGGGCGCTGCCCTATCACCCCAACGGCATGACCTTCGCCGCCCGGGACGCGGCGGGTGCGGTCCTGCGTAGCCGCACCTACTACTCCGTGGGCGGCGGATTCGTGGTCGACGAGGCGGCGGCGGGGGCCGACCGGATCAAGGCCGACGACACTCCCGTGCGCTATCCCTTCAGCACCGGCGCCGAACTGCTGGCCCACACCCGGGAGACCGGGCTGCGGATCAGCGACGTGATGCTCGCCAACGAGCTGTCCTGGCGCTCCGAGGCCGACGTCCGGGCCGGTTTGCTGCACATCTGGCAGGTGATGGCCGACTGCGTCGAGGCCGGCTGCACGCGGGAGGGCACTCTGCCCGGCGGGCTCAAGGTGCGCCGCCGCGCCGCCGAGCTACGTCGCCAGCTTCAGTCGGAAGTCGGCCGGTTGGGCATGACCGATCCGCTGCGCGTCATGGACTGGGTGACGCTGTTCGCCCTGGCCGTGAACGAGGAGAACGCGGGCGGAGGTCGAGTGGTGACCGCACCCACGAACGGAGCCGCAGGCATCGTTCCGGCGGTGTTGCACTATTACGCCCGATTCGTCCCGGCAGCCGACGACGACGGCATCATTCGCTTCCTGCTCACCGCGGGCGCGGTCGGCGTCCTGTTCAAGGAGAACGCCTCGATCTCCGGTGCCGAGGTCGGCTGCCAGGGCGAGGTCGGCTCGGCCTGTTCGATGGCGGCGGCCGGGCTGGCCGAGGTGATGGGCGGGTCGCCCGCGCAGGTGGAAAACGCCGCCGAAATCGCTATGGAACACAACCTCGGTCTGACCTGCGATCCTGTGGGTGGTCTGGTGCAGATCCCCTGCATCGAGCGGAACGCCGTCGCCAGTGTGAAGGCGATCACAGCGGTCCGCCTGGCCCTTCGAGGCGACGGGAACCATTACGTCAGCCTCGACAAGGTGATCAAGACAATGCGGGAGACCGGAGCCGACATGAAGGTGAAGTACAAGGAGACCGCTCGCGGTGGCCTTGCGGTCAACGTCATCGAGTGCTGA
- a CDS encoding DUF4230 domain-containing protein, which yields MSDDPTHGVTAGEPLGRAARSAVGQAEPDTEVLPGPPGPAYILEPRSSGFGRKVFWFLMIVGLGAVAVLGLNLTGLLPEFHNPFAKQTVVKQQPPLLISIKDLSRFVAAEGEFQVVIDLKKDRKYVPDFLVNDRVLYVAYGTVQAYVEFGTLSDKAILQDDEKKTVKITLPGPQLEQPHLDLGRSYAFAEERGLFNRVGDFFDGDTNRQQEVMVLAEQKLGEAATASELKQRAENNTRAMLTGMMRSLGYTATVEFSNA from the coding sequence ATGAGCGACGACCCGACCCATGGCGTGACCGCCGGGGAGCCTCTTGGGCGAGCCGCCAGGAGTGCGGTCGGCCAGGCCGAGCCGGACACCGAGGTGCTGCCCGGACCGCCTGGCCCGGCGTACATCCTCGAACCGCGTTCGTCCGGATTCGGCCGCAAGGTCTTCTGGTTCCTCATGATCGTCGGCTTGGGTGCGGTCGCCGTGCTCGGCCTCAACCTGACCGGGCTCCTGCCCGAGTTCCACAATCCGTTCGCCAAGCAGACGGTCGTCAAGCAGCAGCCCCCGCTGCTCATCTCGATCAAGGACCTGAGCCGGTTCGTCGCCGCCGAGGGCGAGTTCCAGGTGGTCATCGACTTGAAGAAGGACCGTAAGTACGTTCCGGACTTCCTGGTCAACGACCGGGTCCTCTATGTGGCGTACGGGACCGTCCAGGCGTATGTCGAGTTCGGGACGCTTTCCGACAAGGCCATCCTGCAGGACGACGAGAAGAAGACGGTGAAGATCACGCTGCCCGGTCCGCAGTTGGAGCAGCCGCATCTCGATCTCGGCCGCAGCTACGCCTTCGCCGAGGAACGTGGCCTGTTCAACCGGGTCGGCGACTTCTTCGACGGCGACACCAACCGCCAGCAGGAGGTGATGGTGCTCGCCGAGCAGAAGCTGGGTGAGGCCGCCACCGCGAGCGAGTTGAAGCAGCGCGCGGAGAACAACACGCGCGCGATGCTCACCGGCATGATGCGCTCGCTGGGCTATACCGCCACCGTCGAGTTCTCCAACGCCTGA